The following proteins are co-located in the Vigna unguiculata cultivar IT97K-499-35 chromosome 9, ASM411807v1, whole genome shotgun sequence genome:
- the LOC114196081 gene encoding RING-H2 finger protein ATL11-like, translating to MTTLPLKPHNTFHHDLFLFYCYFILLTHFPPPAAAQLPNALTPPPPDMFSKLKFDKSMAIVLVILVAVFFFLGFLSVYTRQCAERRMRGRFDLSISIARRPRGLDREIIETFPTFVYSTVKSLKIGRATLECAVCLNEFEEEETLRLIPKCSHVFHPECIDAWLANHSTCPVCRANLVPKPDDDPSFVSIPIPDPVQPVLHSPVQPEPTVSPKPNDFINRNRSPRSRSTGFSIASLIPRSHSTGHSLVQPGENCERFTLRLPEEVRNQLMTSTTLSRTKSCGLSLGLTRENSGRRGYRTRSVGHSLSPHVTRGMGGTSSSPHVRGHDRRWFFQSPPTKDSIKEDVGERSSDRLFSETTKDTDN from the coding sequence ATGACCACTCTCCCACTCAAACCTCACAACACTTTCCACCAtgacctttttcttttctactgCTATTTTATTCTCCTCACGCACTTTCCGCCGCCGGCCGCCGCGCAGCTCCCCAACGCGCTCACGCCACCGCCGCCGGACATGTTCTCCAAGCTGAAGTTCGACAAGTCCATGGCCATCGTTCTGGTGATCCTGGTGGCGGTGTTCTTCTTCCTCGGGTTCCTCTCCGTGTACACGCGCCAGTGCGCGGAGCGAAGGATGCGAGGGAGGTTCGACCTCTCCATCTCGATCGCGCGTCGGCCACGCGGTCTGGACCGCGAAATCATCGAGACCTTCCCCACCTTCGTCTACTCCACCGTGAAGAGCCTCAAGATAGGACGCGCCACGCTAGAATGCGCCGTGTGCCTGAACGAGTTCGAGGAGGAGGAAACGCTGCGTTTGATACCCAAGTGCAGCCACGTGTTCCACCCCGAGTGCATCGACGCGTGGCTCGCAAATCACTCCACTTGTCCCGTCTGTCGCGCCAACCTTGTCCCCAAACCCGACGACGACCCCTCCTTTGTTTCCATCCCAATCCCGGATCCGGTTCAGCCCGTTTTACACTCCCCGGTCCAACCCGAACCCACGGTTTCTCCTAAGCCCAATGATTTCATCAATCGCAACCGTTCACCGCGGTCAAGGTCAACGGGTTTCAGCATCGCCAGCTTGATTCCGCGATCTCACTCGACGGGTCACTCGCTGGTTCAACCGGGAGAGAATTGCGAGCGGTTCACTCTGCGTTTGCCTGAGGAAGTGCGGAACCAGCTGATGACTTCCACGACGCTTAGTCGCACCAAGAGTTGCGGCTTGAGCCTGGGTCTCACGCGCGAGAACAGTGGGAGGAGGGGTTACAGAACCAGAAGCGTTGGTCACAGTCTTAGTCCTCACGTGACAAGAGGCATGGGTGGCACCAGTAGCAGCCCTCACGTGCGGGGACATGACAGACGGTGGTTTTTTCAGAGCCCTCCGACCAAGGACTCCATTAAGGAAGATGTCGGCGAACGTTCTTCGGATCGGCTTTTCTCGGAGACCACGAAGGATACTGATAATTAA
- the LOC114162666 gene encoding transcription factor bHLH94-like, with amino-acid sequence MALEAVVFPQDPFPYACKDYFYSPVGAAPNYGFQAAEEEKLLLGIINNNIEDNLYTTWDSSSTSVLQNVKEQWDSHSSPEACTVDESMIPPLSSSAEATATATTTTTRRKRRRTKSAKNKEEIENQRMTHIAVERNRRKQMNEYLAVLRSLMPSSYVQRGDQASIIGGAINFVKELEQVLQSMEGEKRRKQGEEENVGLNGWTTPFAEFFTFPQYTTRGTQKQEQKQWAVADIEVTMVDSHANLKILAKKQPSHLIKIVLGLQSLRLTILHLNVTTLHHMVLYSISVKVEEGCELNTVDEIAAAVNQLLGTIQDVAFS; translated from the exons ATGGCGCTAGAGGCTGTGGTATTTCCGCAAGATCCGTTTCCGTACGCTTGCAAGGATTATTTTTACTCCCCAGTAGGAGCAGCACCCAACTACGGTTTTCAAGCGGCGGAAGAAGAGAAACTCCTCCTAGgaatcatcaacaacaacataGAGGACAATCTATACACAACCTGGGATTCCTCTTCTACCTCGGTCTTGCAAAATGTGAAGGAACAATGGGATTCTCACTCCTCCCCTGAAGCCTGCACCGTCGATGAATCCATGATCCCACCTCTTTCTTCCTCGGCCGAAGCCACCGCCACCgcaacaaccaccaccactcGACGCAAACGGCGCCGTACGAAGAGCgctaaaaacaaagaagaaatcGAAAACCAGAGGATGACCCACATTGCAGTTGAACGGAACCGCAGAAAGCAGATGAACGAGTACTTAGCCGTACTCCGATCCTTGATGCCCTCCTCTTACGTTCAGAGG GGTGACCAAGCTTCTATCATTGGAGGGGCCATTAACTTCGTGAAGGAGTTGGAACAGGTTTTGCAATCAATGGAAGGTGAAAAGAGAAGGAAGCAGGGCGAGGAAGAGAATGTTGGGTTGAATGGGTGGACAACACCCTTTGCCGAGTTCTTCACGTTTCCTCAGTACACGACACGTGGCACGCAGAAGCAGGAACAGAAACAGTGGGCCGTAGCAGACATTGAGGTCACCATGGTCGATAGTCATGCCAATCTGAAGATTCTCGCGAAGAAACAACCCTCGCATCTCATCAAGATCGTTCTCGGCCTTCAAAGTCTCAGACTCACCATTCTCCACCTCAATGTCACCACTCTCCACCACATGGTTCTTTACTCCATCAGCGTCAAG GTAGAGGAGGGGTGCGAGCTGAACACGGTGGATGAAATTGCGGCGGCGGTGAATCAACTGTTAGGCACAATCCAAGATGTTGCATTCAGCtga